A window of Coregonus clupeaformis isolate EN_2021a chromosome 28, ASM2061545v1, whole genome shotgun sequence contains these coding sequences:
- the LOC123482106 gene encoding uncharacterized protein LOC123482106: protein MYSLQSLTSLRSQSQQSLFPTPPQSELAVTCQDITPDVTPQRQLHGAAVTSMNKPLLDIVRQSILCSGCNNTFNRAVICHDYLIQLNRPIQCACGCVLCTLCYRGQGGCHFHKVSSKRGLVNATVNTLASCPDLESLGVWDLELDIHDRFKTYEEANGHVLKMLCEAQAPDLVQLRTAFEHLLTAKDSMSFKYWVNEAMPDDLAYRYVCIPHVPGFWDHVLVGTCQPPNTEKMIGPDDHLPKLFNVFLGSYRFHWCCFVYKKQIILAMWYTCVSSRGQHTVVPVVDTSVRDITTTMAFRRMVFYLSRWFTAQYVSPTERQLNVVLDCKPSEGSTVVHIIALLASRSGMNTVNLQLSQQRPKNDMNYGFSLLNANTLFTCPADGNVVGTPINIVDEFNYYHNNSGDNGIGLTRICTTTEHYSFI from the exons ATGTACAGCCTTCAGTCACTAACATCTTTGAGGTCGCAGTCACAACAGTCATTATTCCCCACACCACCTCAATCTGAGCTAGCCGTCACCTGTCAGGACATCACCCCGGATGTCACCCCACAACGGCAATTGCACGGGGCTGCCGTGACATCCATGAACAAACCACTGCTGGATATTGTGAGACAATCGATCTTATGTTCCGGTTGCAATAACACCTTCAACAGGGCCGTGATCTGTCATGACTACTTGATTCAGCTCAACAGACCTATCCAATGCGCGTGCGGCTGTGTACTTTGCACACTCTGTTATCGTGGTCAAGGAGGGTGCCACTTTCACAAGGTATCATCCAAACGAGGCCTTGTCAACGCAACAGTCAACACCCTAGCCAGTTGCCCTGATCTGGAGAGTCTAGGAGTCTGGGATCTCGAACTCGATATCCATGACCGTTTCAAGACTTATGAAGAAGCCAACGGACATGTGCTGAAGATGTTGTGTGAGGCGCAAGCCCCTGATCTGGTGCAGTTGCGAACCG CATTCGAACATCTCCTCACCGCTAAGGACAGTATGTCCTTCAAGTACTGGGTAAACGAAGCTATGCCAGACGATTTAGCCTACCGATATGTCTGCATCCCACATGTACCGGGCTTCTGGGATCACGTTCTCGTGGGAACCTGTCAGCCTCCCAATACAGAGAAGATGATCGGTCCTGATGATCACCTGCCGAAATTGTTCAATGTGTTTCTTGGCTCATATAGATTTCACTGGTGCTGTTTTGTGTACAAGAAACAGATCATCTTGGCTATGTGGTACACGTGTGTGTCCAGCAGAGGGCAACATACAGTGGTTCCAGTTGTTGACACCTCAGTGAGAGACATTACCACAACCATGGCGTTTAGAAGGATGGTATTTTATCTATCTAGGTGGTTTACAGCGCAATACGTGTCACCAACAGAGAGGCAGCTCAATGTGGTATTGGATTGCAAACCTTCTGAGGGGTCTACTGTGGTCCATATCATAGCTCTCTTGGCATCTAGGAGTGGGATGAACACAGTAAACCTTCAACTCTCCCAGCAGCGTCCCAAAAATGATATGAACTACGGGTTTAGCCTCCTCAATGCCAACACATTGTTCACTTGCCCTGCTGATGGCAATGTAGTAGGGACTCCCATTAACATTGTTGACGAGTTTAACTATTACCACAACAACAGTGGGGATAATGGTATTGGTCTGACACGTATATGTACTACCACAGAACATTACAGTTTCATTTAA
- the LOC121561456 gene encoding uncharacterized protein DDB_G0271670-like produces MGNAHGSIPAGNRAHNHAHNRARRTARNPFIVGCPQQFLLLVLLQRTQQENNTTEVRPVVCSSFRGGADSSSLPGKVARSDGNKVASQSAIKPRSHNPFIGTHTKGVANDRVKNTSVDNSYKPPGSHSAPKGSYRTWSWINKRRLKGSEDVDKVTSETLEPVREPNEEGYVPNVTREDDSGDDSDTSSGSGSTSSSSSGSSSSSSDSSRVTGVIPEAYTEPCVSAKPETRCVENAAESSETETVSSVTNFPSTAATECAMSTDVPGSTADPESVSAATHAPYTNAEVAYTEAESDPVAKDKQVDSVETNAPSAAATECAMSTDVPGSTADPESVSAVIGIMTSSMCDTSEGFVAAPVTNPYQEAFIRNTNNNRCPHPHSSSLHRRATTSHRSKFIRNGNNTKCPRHPSSSLYHRLSPSQSS; encoded by the exons ATGGGCAACGCCCATGGCAGCATCCCGGCAGGCAACCGCGCCCACAACCACGCCCACAACCGCGCCCGCAGAACCGCGCGCAACCCGTTTATAGTAGGATGCCCACAGCAGTTTCTCCTGCTAGTTCTGCTGCAAAG GACACAGCAAGAAAACAATACAACAGAGGTCAGGCCCGTAGTCTGCAGCAGCTTCAGGGGTGGTGCTGACAGCAGCTCCTTACCAGGAAAGGTGGCCAGGTCTGATGGCAACAAGGTTGCTTCACAGAGCGCCATTAAGCCTAGATCGCATAACCCGTTCATTGGCACACATACGAAAGGGGTGGCGAATGACCGTGTCAAGAATACCTCGGTTGACAATTCCTACAAGCCACCTGGCTCACACTCAGCCCCTAAAGGTAGTTACAGAACGTGGTCCTGGATAAACAAAAGGAGACTGAAAGGCAGTGAAGATGTAGACAAGGTCACATCAGAGACCCTTGAACCTGTCAGGGAACCCAATGAGGAGGGCTATGTTCCTAACGTAACTCGTGAAGATGATAGCGGTGATGACAGCGACACCTCCAGCGGTTCAGGCAGCACCTCCAGCAGTTCCAGTGGATCAAGTAGCAGCTCTAGTGACTCTAGCAGAGTGACTGGGGTCATACCAGAGGCGTACACTGAACCATGTGTATCTGCCAAGCCTGAGACCCGGTGCGTAGAGAATGCAGCTGAGTCTTCTGAGACTGAGACTGTCTCCTCTGTAACCAATTTCCCATCTACAGCTGCCACAGAGTGTGCGATGTCTACCGATGTGCCTGGATCTACAGCTGACCCTGAGTCTGTATCTGCTGCAACCCATGCACCATATACAAATGCTGAGGTTGCTTACACTGAGGCTGAGTCCGATCCTGTGGCTAAAGACAAGCAGGTCGATTCTGTGGAGACGAATGCTCCATCTGCAGCTGCCACAGAGTGTGCGATGTCTACCGATGTGCCTGGATCTACAGCGGACCCAGAGTCTGTATCTGCTGTGATTGGTATCATGACCAGTTCCATGTGTGATACCTCAGAGGGGTTTGTAGCAGCTCCGGTTACCAACCCATATCAAGAAGC GTTCATCCGGAATACCAACAACAACAGGTGTCCACATCCCCACAGCAGCAGCCTACACCGCCGCGCCACCACGAGCCACCGTTCCAAGTTCATCAGGAATGGCAACAACACCAAATGTCCACGCCACCCCAGCAGCAGCCTATACCACCGCCTCAGCCCCAGCCAGAGTTCCTAG